A stretch of Vibrio sp. B1FLJ16 DNA encodes these proteins:
- a CDS encoding DUF6795 domain-containing protein encodes MKLSILFMLLLLFVFMGSGQLKGKENFKYTPNIHGVLKMHGAPIPHQKVILKVGFRGQIREFSDTTNEKGEFNFHSIQETKILSPSFLDQKYVVVFLKTNLDSGEEITIWESSIDGYEIDDFVRDNMANLTCEATDKLSYFAFSYSRNNEADTYVYSQCKLFGYVDTGIYEE; translated from the coding sequence ATGAAACTTAGTATTTTGTTCATGCTTTTGCTTCTTTTTGTTTTTATGGGGAGTGGTCAGTTGAAAGGAAAAGAGAATTTTAAATATACACCAAACATTCATGGAGTGTTGAAGATGCATGGTGCACCGATACCACATCAAAAGGTGATATTAAAAGTAGGATTTCGTGGTCAGATTAGAGAGTTTAGTGATACAACAAATGAAAAAGGCGAGTTTAATTTTCATTCTATTCAAGAGACTAAAATTCTATCCCCAAGTTTTCTTGACCAAAAATATGTTGTTGTGTTCTTAAAAACCAACTTAGACAGCGGTGAAGAGATTACGATATGGGAATCGTCCATAGATGGATACGAAATTGATGATTTCGTCAGAGATAATATGGCGAACCTGACTTGTGAAGCCACGGACAAATTATCTTACTTTGCCTTTTCTTATAGTCGAAACAATGAGGCTGACACCTATGTTTATAGCCAATGTAAGCTTTTTGGTTACGTTGATACTGGTATTTATGAGGAGTAG
- a CDS encoding YkvA family protein: MMTPLFMKPASDETVKVPDEKTFWNKMKKSVLKVGEDFAVLGIKSWLAMTDSNTSARHKAILGGALAYFVLPTDMVPDILAGVGFTDDLAVLTLAVNSVGNAITPEHEKQAREKIRSIVK; encoded by the coding sequence ATGATGACACCCTTATTTATGAAACCGGCATCTGATGAAACGGTAAAAGTGCCAGATGAGAAAACGTTCTGGAATAAGATGAAAAAATCGGTGCTGAAAGTCGGCGAAGATTTTGCGGTACTGGGCATTAAATCCTGGCTTGCGATGACGGATTCCAACACTTCGGCTCGCCATAAAGCGATTCTCGGTGGTGCATTGGCTTACTTCGTTCTGCCAACCGACATGGTTCCAGATATATTAGCCGGTGTAGGATTTACTGATGATTTGGCAGTGTTAACACTGGCTGTAAACTCTGTCGGTAACGCAATTACGCCAGAGCATGAAAAGCAAGCCAGAGAGAAGATTCGTTCTATAGTTAAATAG
- a CDS encoding alpha-amylase: MKLNLATTTLLLVSAHVIAEPNITISTTTNSRDFPLSAGQALIVPLTKDGYTLKITGIEGSCNAPENQNVKFNKPISLNCGKPTELPLNIRFTGDYSFAYDDEAKTLLFKREPKKTAKNEFKRPVPQVQCEVYQGGEVSIALGDSFPDGTKLRDAYSGQVVEVKDQKVSITSDKASGGIVLLEQVKKTKEAVPFDYRNANIYFVMVDRFNNADISNDQSYGRKKDGKEEIGTFHGGDLKGVIEKLDYIKSLGTDAIWLSPIVEQVHGFVGGGDSGSFPFYAYHGYWTRDFTKIDENFGDEADLKILVEEAHKRGLKVLLDAVINHTGYSTLADLQFDGIDVLKSGADLPKSWSDWKPGSGENWHSYHQYIDYQSPNWINWWGGDWVRTGLPGYPVPGSSDITMSLAGLPDFLTESDQAVTPPKWLLENPGTRVKARDNFTVSDYLIEWQTDWVKRFGIDGYRVDTVKHVEGEVWKRLKQEATESLQQWRKENGKSGQPFWMMGEVWGHTAYRSPYFDDGFDALINFDMQKKLDKGAACFSQMAETYMSYADTIANEKDFNPVSYMSSHDTELFFSRFKDYAMQRNAANALLLSPGAVQIYYGDEIGRNIGPYADDFHQGTRSDMVWELSAEKLALLKHWQTVGQFRKAHPAIGAGVHKVIEQDGAYVFSRQLDKDKVVVAFVGRDEQ, from the coding sequence ATGAAACTGAATCTAGCCACTACGACTCTATTGCTGGTATCGGCACATGTGATTGCTGAACCTAATATCACCATATCGACTACAACCAATAGCCGCGATTTTCCTCTCAGTGCAGGGCAAGCTCTGATTGTGCCACTGACTAAAGATGGCTACACACTAAAGATTACGGGTATCGAAGGAAGTTGTAACGCTCCCGAAAATCAAAACGTAAAATTTAACAAGCCTATCTCTTTAAATTGCGGCAAACCCACAGAGCTACCGCTGAACATTCGCTTTACCGGTGATTATTCGTTCGCCTATGACGACGAAGCTAAAACACTGCTTTTCAAGCGGGAACCGAAGAAGACCGCAAAAAACGAGTTCAAACGTCCGGTTCCTCAAGTCCAATGTGAAGTCTACCAGGGTGGTGAAGTGTCCATTGCTCTGGGGGACAGTTTCCCTGATGGTACAAAATTACGAGATGCCTATTCCGGTCAGGTAGTTGAAGTTAAAGACCAAAAAGTATCTATAACATCTGACAAAGCTTCGGGCGGTATTGTATTGCTCGAACAGGTTAAGAAAACCAAAGAAGCGGTTCCGTTTGATTACCGAAATGCCAATATCTATTTTGTCATGGTCGACAGATTTAATAACGCTGATATTAGCAATGACCAAAGCTACGGCCGTAAAAAAGATGGCAAAGAAGAAATTGGCACCTTCCACGGCGGTGATCTGAAAGGAGTCATTGAGAAGCTAGACTACATAAAGAGTTTAGGTACCGACGCAATCTGGCTGTCACCTATAGTCGAGCAGGTACATGGCTTTGTCGGAGGCGGTGACAGTGGTTCTTTCCCGTTTTATGCGTATCACGGCTACTGGACACGCGATTTTACTAAGATCGATGAAAACTTTGGTGATGAAGCCGATCTAAAAATTCTGGTGGAAGAAGCACATAAACGCGGCCTCAAAGTTCTACTTGATGCCGTTATTAACCACACTGGCTACTCCACCTTAGCTGATCTGCAGTTTGATGGCATTGACGTTCTAAAATCTGGCGCTGACTTACCAAAGAGCTGGAGTGACTGGAAACCAGGGAGTGGGGAGAACTGGCACAGCTATCATCAATACATTGACTATCAAAGCCCGAACTGGATTAACTGGTGGGGCGGTGATTGGGTCAGAACAGGCTTACCTGGTTATCCTGTACCGGGTAGCAGTGATATCACCATGTCGCTCGCTGGCTTACCGGACTTTCTCACTGAGTCTGATCAAGCGGTAACGCCGCCCAAGTGGTTACTCGAAAATCCAGGGACCCGTGTTAAGGCCCGCGATAACTTCACAGTCTCAGATTATCTGATTGAATGGCAAACGGACTGGGTGAAACGCTTCGGCATTGATGGTTATCGTGTAGACACCGTCAAGCATGTCGAAGGTGAGGTATGGAAACGTCTTAAACAAGAAGCCACTGAAAGCCTGCAGCAGTGGCGAAAAGAGAATGGCAAATCAGGACAACCATTTTGGATGATGGGTGAGGTATGGGGGCACACTGCGTATCGTAGCCCATACTTTGACGATGGCTTCGATGCGTTAATCAACTTCGATATGCAGAAGAAACTCGATAAAGGCGCAGCCTGTTTCAGTCAGATGGCCGAGACATATATGAGCTACGCTGACACCATCGCCAATGAGAAAGATTTCAATCCTGTCAGTTATATGTCTTCTCATGATACCGAATTGTTCTTCTCACGTTTCAAAGACTACGCAATGCAGCGTAATGCGGCGAATGCATTGCTATTAAGTCCCGGAGCTGTTCAGATTTATTACGGTGACGAAATCGGCCGGAACATTGGGCCATATGCGGATGATTTCCATCAGGGGACGCGCTCGGACATGGTTTGGGAACTGAGTGCCGAAAAGCTGGCATTGCTAAAACACTGGCAGACGGTGGGGCAGTTCCGTAAAGCGCATCCGGCGATTGGAGCAGGAGTGCACAAAGTTATTGAACAAGACGGTGCGTATGTGTTCTCACGTCAGCTAGATAAAGACAAAGTCGTGGTTGCGTTTGTAGGCAGAGATGAGCAGTAA
- a CDS encoding lipase family protein, whose amino-acid sequence MQPYINRSFTFDTKSDVLQGTTGGVLGIGGMTSDLAVVGYGKGEYANHLVISFRGTESNAGDILADGNVGLKGSYNGQPVHAGFVNLFNTIRPQLVRLFSTTKPPQIVHCVGHSLGGAIASLAADWIKARYKYCVHLYTFGSPRVGLKSYALRSVDRSYRCTHGADPVPMIPLWPFVHAGNEYRLDGSSGVYFFTHTLPARGNPGYVNTASQEDWGFLQQRSSDYLYKRTSLNYDRRKEACLNATWLQKVFSAMLTLLRDSGFSHVLQVGFTSTLTMWDMLARTMDRLAKLRQAYASRIKGILGHMNVMSGNPAINLSSISYSVIKWSFSKLIDKLYASARCALKVAG is encoded by the coding sequence GTGCAGCCTTACATAAATAGATCGTTTACTTTTGATACAAAAAGTGATGTTCTTCAAGGTACTACTGGGGGGGTTTTAGGTATCGGTGGGATGACTTCAGACTTAGCTGTTGTCGGCTATGGTAAAGGGGAATACGCTAATCATTTAGTTATATCGTTTCGAGGTACTGAATCTAATGCAGGGGATATCCTTGCTGATGGTAATGTTGGGCTAAAAGGGTCTTATAACGGACAGCCAGTTCATGCAGGATTTGTAAATCTTTTCAATACGATTCGCCCTCAGTTAGTGAGATTGTTTTCGACCACAAAACCACCCCAAATAGTACATTGTGTTGGCCATAGCCTTGGTGGTGCGATTGCTTCTCTTGCTGCTGATTGGATTAAAGCTCGCTATAAATATTGCGTTCACTTATATACTTTTGGATCTCCTAGAGTAGGGCTAAAGTCTTATGCATTAAGAAGTGTGGATAGGTCATACCGATGTACTCATGGTGCTGATCCAGTTCCGATGATTCCCCTTTGGCCATTCGTCCATGCAGGTAATGAATATAGATTGGATGGGAGCAGTGGAGTCTACTTTTTTACTCACACTTTACCTGCAAGAGGTAATCCTGGCTATGTAAACACAGCAAGCCAAGAAGACTGGGGATTTTTACAACAACGTTCATCGGATTACCTATATAAAAGGACCTCGCTAAACTATGACCGAAGAAAGGAAGCTTGTCTCAATGCAACATGGCTGCAGAAAGTGTTTTCAGCAATGCTGACTTTATTACGTGATTCTGGTTTCTCGCATGTTCTTCAAGTGGGATTCACATCGACGTTAACGATGTGGGATATGCTGGCAAGAACGATGGATAGATTAGCGAAGTTAAGGCAAGCCTATGCTTCTAGAATAAAAGGGATTTTAGGACATATGAATGTTATGTCAGGTAATCCCGCAATAAATTTATCTTCAATAAGTTATTCTGTTATCAAATGGTCTTTTAGTAAGCTAATCGACAAGCTTTATGCTAGTGCTAGGTGTGCACTTAAGGTTGCGGGATAA